A window of Methylocaldum szegediense genomic DNA:
TTCTGAACGGAACAGCACGGGCTATTATCGAAGCCAGGCAAGGCCATCATCCGGTGTTCGTGTTTACCGACCGCGGACACCCGGTAGAACGGACGAGCAGTAGCGCATGGAGGCGAACATGGCGGGAAGCCGGATTAGCCACTGGTGAAAATGTACTGTCGGGGCCTTATAAACTCCGCCATACTTTCGCCCGGAGACTGTGGCTAGCCGGCGTTCCCCTGGAAACGAGGAAAGCCCTGAGGCATCACCTCAACGGCGATATCACGGTCCATTATTCACCGGCCGAGTTGCGGGAGCTAAT
This region includes:
- a CDS encoding tyrosine-type recombinase/integrase encodes the protein MMHYAVWPYVLNGTARAIIEARQGHHPVFVFTDRGHPVERTSSSAWRRTWREAGLATGENVLSGPYKLRHTFARRLWLAGVPLETRKALRHHLNGDITVHYSPAELRELIGTVQHLREAQRKTVPKWVKYLKRKAGKSGLFH